The Argentina anserina chromosome 3, drPotAnse1.1, whole genome shotgun sequence genome includes a region encoding these proteins:
- the LOC126785661 gene encoding peroxisome biogenesis protein 1 isoform X3, which yields MEFEVKLVGAIEDCYVSLPLTLIQTLHSSSPSLPPVLALHLRSSSTGHHWTVAWSGATSSSPAIEVAQQFGECISLPDRARVQVRALSSVDKATLVTIEPSTEDDWEVMELNSELAEAAILNQVRIVHEGMKFPLWLHGRTTVTFVVVSTFPKKSVVQLVAGTEVAVAPKRRKNVNSNGDEMLSSQRVTKALLRVQDADRRLVHQSNVKGVELGVVLTSVAIIHSETAKRFSLQSLELVAIVPRLVPKENAKDSDSDGLRMRSSTTKESSAKVPNEKKDNCQAVVRLLISDSVAKGHLMIAQSLRLYLRADLHSWVYLKGCAGILKNNMPMCSLSPCHFKMSPKEKAVERTGLQVLDRHKTRKKNDMLLTPGSSTYIDVVDWSSHDKVVTEFACKEDEEHAHQSDKGNGVERLLKAWILAQFDGITSKSGEEVNSLILGNETLLHLEVKGNLSGIEDMVQESSNGVLANNSMNHEVPVEILYVLTISKESQRGGNVYELVFDEINKGNNNYLESLEKHMGEPVSFHSVRERMSDKNITSDISSLSWMGTTASEVLNRMLVLLTPAYGLWFSSHNLPLPGHVLIHGPPGSGKTLLAQTVGKCLEEHGDLLAHIVYVSCSQLAMEKALTVRQALSSYISEALDHAPSLVILDDLDSIVSSSSDLEGSQPSTSVVALAEFLIDIMDEYGEKRKISCGIGPLAFIASSKTLESIPQSLASSGRLDFHVQMPAPAASERAAILKHEIRRRCLQCSDEIIHDVASKCDGYDAYDLEILVDRTVHAAIGRFLPYQFASDERKKPNLLADDFSRAMHEFLPVAMRDITKSAPEGGRSGWDDVGGLVDIRNAIKEMIELPSKFPNIFAKAPLRLRSNVLLYGPPGCGKTHIVGSAAAACSLRFISVKGPELLNKYIGASEQAI from the exons ATGGAATTCGAGGTTAAACTAGTCGGCGCCATAGAGGACTGCTAcgtctctctccctctcaccctaATCCAAACTCTCCACTCCTCCTCCCCATCCCTCCCTCCCGTCCTCGCTCTCCACCTCCGCTCCTCCTCCACCGGCCACCACTGGACCGTCGCTTGGTCCGGCGCCACCTCCTCCTCTCCGGCAATCGAG GTAGCTCAGCAATTCGGAGAGTGCATATCGCTGCCGGACCGTGCTAGGGTTCAGGTGCGAGCTCTGTCGAGTGTGGACAAGGCGACTCTGGTGACGATCGAGCCGTCTACTGAGGATGACTGGGAGGTTATGGAGCTCAACTCTGAGCTTGCTGAGGCCGCTATATTGAACCAG GTGAGGATTGTTCATGAAGGAATGAAGTTTCCTCTGTGGCTGCACGGCCGCACTACCGTTACGTTTGTTGTTGTTTCAACATTTCCGAAGAAATCGGTGG TGCAACTGGTGGCAGGGACTGAAGTAGCGGTTGCTCCAAAGAGACGTAAGAATGTTAACTCGAATGGGGACGAAATGCTCTCATCACAGCGGGTTACTAAAGCACTACTACGCGTTCAAGATGCTGACAGGAGATTAGTACACCAAAGTAATGTGAAAGGTGTTGAGCTTGGGGTTGTTCTCACCTCTGTTGCTATTATTCATTCAGAAACGGCTAAAAGGTTCTCGTTGCAGTCTCTTGAGTTGGTTGCTATTGTGCCGAGATTGGTACCGaaagaaaatgcaaaagaTTCTGATTCGGATGGGTTGAGAATGAGAAGTTCAACGACAAAGGAATCTAGTGCGAAAGTTCCAAATGAGAAAAAGGACAATTGTCAAGCAGTAGTTCGGCTGTTGATTTCAGACTCAGTTGCTAAAGGGCATCTAATGATTGCCCAGTCTCTTCGCCTCTACCTGAGAGCTGATTTACATTCAT GGGTATATTTAAAGGGATGTGCTGGTATTTTGAAGAATAACATGCCAATGTGTTCACTCTCACCCTGCCACTTCAAGATGTCTCCCAAAGAGAAAGCTGTTGAAAGGACTGGTCTACAAGTTCTTGACAGGCATAAAACTCGTAAGAAGAATGACATGCTTCTAACACCGGGCTCAAGCACCTATATAGATGTTGTTGATTGGTCATCCCATGACAAAGTTGTTACCGAATTTGCTTGCAAAGAGGATGAAGAACATGCCCATCAGTCTGACAAGGGAAACGGAGTAGAACGTCTTCTTAAAGCTTGGATCCTCGCGCAGTTTGATGGTATTACTTCCAAATCAGGAGAGGAAGTTAATTCATTGATTTTGGGAAATGAAACTTTGCTTCATCTTGAAGTGAAAGGAAACCTGTCTGGGATTGAGGATATGGTTCAGGAATCATCAAATGGTGTCCTGGCCAACAATAGTATGAATCATGAAGTTCCAGTTGAAATCTTGTATGTATTGACAATCTCCAAGGAATCTCAACGTGGCGGAAATGTGTATGAGCttgtatttgatgaaataAACAAAGGCAACAACAATTATCTTGAATCACTTGAAAAGCATATGGGTGAACCTGTGTCCTTTCATTCAGTAAGAGAGAGAATGTCTGACAAAAACATCACTTCTGATATATCTTCCTTGAGCTGGATGGGCACAACTGCTTCTGAAGTTTTAAATA GAATGTTGGTGTTGCTAACTCCTGCTTATGGGCTATGGTTCAGTTCACATAATCTTCCTCTCCCTGGACATGTTCTCATTCATGGACCTCCT GGTTCTGGAAAGACATTATTAGCACAAACTGTTGGAAAATGTCTTGAGGAACATGGAGATCTTCTAGCACACAT AGTTTATGTATCTTGTTCTCAACTAGCCATGGAAAAGGCCTTGACCGTTCGCCAAGCACTCTCTAGCTACATATCTGAGGCCCTCGATCATGCACCATCTCTTGTAATTCTTGATGATCTTGACAGCATTGTTTCATCCTCTTCGGACTTGGAAGGATCTCAACCTTCGACTTCTGTTGTTGCACTAGCAGAATTTCTCATTGACATTATGGATGAATATGGG GAAAAAAGGAAGATCTCTTGTGGAATTGGCCCTCTTGCGTTCATTGCTTCATCAAAGACACTAGAGAGTATACCACAGTCATTGGCCTCTTCAG GTAGGCTTGACTTTCATGTGCAAATGCCTGCTCCTGCTGCCTCAGAGCGCGCAGCCATTTTGAAACATGAAATTCGGAGGCGTTGCTTGCAATGTTCTGATGAAATCATACATGATGTAGCTTCCAAGTGTGATGGCTATGATGCATATGATCTG GAAATCTTAGTTGATAGAACTGTCCATGCCGCCATTGGTCGTTTTCTGCCTTATCAGTTTGCTTCTGATGAGCGTAAAAAACCCAATTTACTTGCGGATGATTTCTCTCGGGCAATGCATGAGTTCCTTCCAGTTGCCATGCGTGATATCACTAAGTCTGCTCCTGAAGGGGGCCGTTCTGGATGGGATGACGTTGGTGGTCTTGTTGACATTCGGAATGCAATTAAAGag atgATTGAATTGCCTTCAAAATTCCCAAACATCTTTGCAAAAGCTCCTTTAAGGTTGCGGTCAAATGTATTATTGTATGGGCCACCTGGCTGTGGAAAAACACATATAGTTGgttctgctgctgctgcctGTTCACTACGATTTATATCGGTCAAAGGACCTGAGCTGTTGAATAAATACATTGGTGCTTCTGAGCAAGCT ATTTAA
- the LOC126785661 gene encoding peroxisome biogenesis protein 1 isoform X2, which produces MLSSQRVTKALLRVQDADRRLVHQSNVKGVELGVVLTSVAIIHSETAKRFSLQSLELVAIVPRLVPKENAKDSDSDGLRMRSSTTKESSAKVPNEKKDNCQAVVRLLISDSVAKGHLMIAQSLRLYLRADLHSWVYLKGCAGILKNNMPMCSLSPCHFKMSPKEKAVERTGLQVLDRHKTRKKNDMLLTPGSSTYIDVVDWSSHDKVVTEFACKEDEEHAHQSDKGNGVERLLKAWILAQFDGITSKSGEEVNSLILGNETLLHLEVKGNLSGIEDMVQESSNGVLANNSMNHEVPVEILYVLTISKESQRGGNVYELVFDEINKGNNNYLESLEKHMGEPVSFHSVRERMSDKNITSDISSLSWMGTTASEVLNRMLVLLTPAYGLWFSSHNLPLPGHVLIHGPPGSGKTLLAQTVGKCLEEHGDLLAHIVYVSCSQLAMEKALTVRQALSSYISEALDHAPSLVILDDLDSIVSSSSDLEGSQPSTSVVALAEFLIDIMDEYGEKRKISCGIGPLAFIASSKTLESIPQSLASSGRLDFHVQMPAPAASERAAILKHEIRRRCLQCSDEIIHDVASKCDGYDAYDLEILVDRTVHAAIGRFLPYQFASDERKKPNLLADDFSRAMHEFLPVAMRDITKSAPEGGRSGWDDVGGLVDIRNAIKEMIELPSKFPNIFAKAPLRLRSNVLLYGPPGCGKTHIVGSAAAACSLRFISVKGPELLNKYIGASEQAVRDIFSKAAAAAPCILFFDEFDSIAPKRGHDNTGVTDRVVNQFLTELDGVEVLTGVFVFAATSRPDLLDAALLRPGRLDRLLFCDFPSPRERLDILTVLSKKLPLDGDVDLSAIADMTEGYSGADLQALLSDAQLAAVHEILDGTYTNDPGRKPVISDALLKSTASRTRPSVSEAEKKRLYDIYSQFLDSKRSVAAQSRGAKGKRATLA; this is translated from the exons ATGCTCTCATCACAGCGGGTTACTAAAGCACTACTACGCGTTCAAGATGCTGACAGGAGATTAGTACACCAAAGTAATGTGAAAGGTGTTGAGCTTGGGGTTGTTCTCACCTCTGTTGCTATTATTCATTCAGAAACGGCTAAAAGGTTCTCGTTGCAGTCTCTTGAGTTGGTTGCTATTGTGCCGAGATTGGTACCGaaagaaaatgcaaaagaTTCTGATTCGGATGGGTTGAGAATGAGAAGTTCAACGACAAAGGAATCTAGTGCGAAAGTTCCAAATGAGAAAAAGGACAATTGTCAAGCAGTAGTTCGGCTGTTGATTTCAGACTCAGTTGCTAAAGGGCATCTAATGATTGCCCAGTCTCTTCGCCTCTACCTGAGAGCTGATTTACATTCAT GGGTATATTTAAAGGGATGTGCTGGTATTTTGAAGAATAACATGCCAATGTGTTCACTCTCACCCTGCCACTTCAAGATGTCTCCCAAAGAGAAAGCTGTTGAAAGGACTGGTCTACAAGTTCTTGACAGGCATAAAACTCGTAAGAAGAATGACATGCTTCTAACACCGGGCTCAAGCACCTATATAGATGTTGTTGATTGGTCATCCCATGACAAAGTTGTTACCGAATTTGCTTGCAAAGAGGATGAAGAACATGCCCATCAGTCTGACAAGGGAAACGGAGTAGAACGTCTTCTTAAAGCTTGGATCCTCGCGCAGTTTGATGGTATTACTTCCAAATCAGGAGAGGAAGTTAATTCATTGATTTTGGGAAATGAAACTTTGCTTCATCTTGAAGTGAAAGGAAACCTGTCTGGGATTGAGGATATGGTTCAGGAATCATCAAATGGTGTCCTGGCCAACAATAGTATGAATCATGAAGTTCCAGTTGAAATCTTGTATGTATTGACAATCTCCAAGGAATCTCAACGTGGCGGAAATGTGTATGAGCttgtatttgatgaaataAACAAAGGCAACAACAATTATCTTGAATCACTTGAAAAGCATATGGGTGAACCTGTGTCCTTTCATTCAGTAAGAGAGAGAATGTCTGACAAAAACATCACTTCTGATATATCTTCCTTGAGCTGGATGGGCACAACTGCTTCTGAAGTTTTAAATA GAATGTTGGTGTTGCTAACTCCTGCTTATGGGCTATGGTTCAGTTCACATAATCTTCCTCTCCCTGGACATGTTCTCATTCATGGACCTCCT GGTTCTGGAAAGACATTATTAGCACAAACTGTTGGAAAATGTCTTGAGGAACATGGAGATCTTCTAGCACACAT AGTTTATGTATCTTGTTCTCAACTAGCCATGGAAAAGGCCTTGACCGTTCGCCAAGCACTCTCTAGCTACATATCTGAGGCCCTCGATCATGCACCATCTCTTGTAATTCTTGATGATCTTGACAGCATTGTTTCATCCTCTTCGGACTTGGAAGGATCTCAACCTTCGACTTCTGTTGTTGCACTAGCAGAATTTCTCATTGACATTATGGATGAATATGGG GAAAAAAGGAAGATCTCTTGTGGAATTGGCCCTCTTGCGTTCATTGCTTCATCAAAGACACTAGAGAGTATACCACAGTCATTGGCCTCTTCAG GTAGGCTTGACTTTCATGTGCAAATGCCTGCTCCTGCTGCCTCAGAGCGCGCAGCCATTTTGAAACATGAAATTCGGAGGCGTTGCTTGCAATGTTCTGATGAAATCATACATGATGTAGCTTCCAAGTGTGATGGCTATGATGCATATGATCTG GAAATCTTAGTTGATAGAACTGTCCATGCCGCCATTGGTCGTTTTCTGCCTTATCAGTTTGCTTCTGATGAGCGTAAAAAACCCAATTTACTTGCGGATGATTTCTCTCGGGCAATGCATGAGTTCCTTCCAGTTGCCATGCGTGATATCACTAAGTCTGCTCCTGAAGGGGGCCGTTCTGGATGGGATGACGTTGGTGGTCTTGTTGACATTCGGAATGCAATTAAAGag atgATTGAATTGCCTTCAAAATTCCCAAACATCTTTGCAAAAGCTCCTTTAAGGTTGCGGTCAAATGTATTATTGTATGGGCCACCTGGCTGTGGAAAAACACATATAGTTGgttctgctgctgctgcctGTTCACTACGATTTATATCGGTCAAAGGACCTGAGCTGTTGAATAAATACATTGGTGCTTCTGAGCAAGCT GTCCGTGATATTTTCTCCAAAGCAGCTGCTGCAGCACCATGCATTCTCTTTTTTGACGAATTTGATTCTATTGCCCCAAAAAGAGGACATGACAATACTGGAGTAACTGATCGTGTTGTCAATCAG TTTCTGACTGAATTGGATGGTGTTGAAGTTTTGACTGGTGTGTTTGTGTTTGCTGCAACAAG TAGACCAGATTTGCTTGATGCTGCACTTCTTAGACCCGGTAGGTTGGATCGCCTTCTGTTTTGTGATTTTCCATCCCCACGTGAAAGATTGGACATTCTAACTGTTCTTTCGAAAAAG CTACCACTGGACGGTGATGTGGATTTATCTGCCATAGCTGATATGACCGAGGGATATAGTGGTGCTGACCTTCAAGCACTCCTCTCAGACGCTCAGCTTGCAGCAGTGCATGAAATTCTGGATGGTACATATACCAATGATCCAGGGAGAAAGCCAGTTATTTCTGACGCTCTCCTGAAGTCTACTGCTTCCAGGACAAGACCATCTGTTTCTGAGGCTGAGAAGAAAAGATTGTATGACATTTACAGCCAGTTCTTGGATTCAAAAAGATCTGTTGCTGCACAG TCAAGAGGTGCAAAAGGCAAGAGAGCAACCCTAGCATGA
- the LOC126785661 gene encoding peroxisome biogenesis protein 1 isoform X1: MEFEVKLVGAIEDCYVSLPLTLIQTLHSSSPSLPPVLALHLRSSSTGHHWTVAWSGATSSSPAIEVAQQFGECISLPDRARVQVRALSSVDKATLVTIEPSTEDDWEVMELNSELAEAAILNQVRIVHEGMKFPLWLHGRTTVTFVVVSTFPKKSVVQLVAGTEVAVAPKRRKNVNSNGDEMLSSQRVTKALLRVQDADRRLVHQSNVKGVELGVVLTSVAIIHSETAKRFSLQSLELVAIVPRLVPKENAKDSDSDGLRMRSSTTKESSAKVPNEKKDNCQAVVRLLISDSVAKGHLMIAQSLRLYLRADLHSWVYLKGCAGILKNNMPMCSLSPCHFKMSPKEKAVERTGLQVLDRHKTRKKNDMLLTPGSSTYIDVVDWSSHDKVVTEFACKEDEEHAHQSDKGNGVERLLKAWILAQFDGITSKSGEEVNSLILGNETLLHLEVKGNLSGIEDMVQESSNGVLANNSMNHEVPVEILYVLTISKESQRGGNVYELVFDEINKGNNNYLESLEKHMGEPVSFHSVRERMSDKNITSDISSLSWMGTTASEVLNRMLVLLTPAYGLWFSSHNLPLPGHVLIHGPPGSGKTLLAQTVGKCLEEHGDLLAHIVYVSCSQLAMEKALTVRQALSSYISEALDHAPSLVILDDLDSIVSSSSDLEGSQPSTSVVALAEFLIDIMDEYGEKRKISCGIGPLAFIASSKTLESIPQSLASSGRLDFHVQMPAPAASERAAILKHEIRRRCLQCSDEIIHDVASKCDGYDAYDLEILVDRTVHAAIGRFLPYQFASDERKKPNLLADDFSRAMHEFLPVAMRDITKSAPEGGRSGWDDVGGLVDIRNAIKEMIELPSKFPNIFAKAPLRLRSNVLLYGPPGCGKTHIVGSAAAACSLRFISVKGPELLNKYIGASEQAVRDIFSKAAAAAPCILFFDEFDSIAPKRGHDNTGVTDRVVNQFLTELDGVEVLTGVFVFAATSRPDLLDAALLRPGRLDRLLFCDFPSPRERLDILTVLSKKLPLDGDVDLSAIADMTEGYSGADLQALLSDAQLAAVHEILDGTYTNDPGRKPVISDALLKSTASRTRPSVSEAEKKRLYDIYSQFLDSKRSVAAQSRGAKGKRATLA, translated from the exons ATGGAATTCGAGGTTAAACTAGTCGGCGCCATAGAGGACTGCTAcgtctctctccctctcaccctaATCCAAACTCTCCACTCCTCCTCCCCATCCCTCCCTCCCGTCCTCGCTCTCCACCTCCGCTCCTCCTCCACCGGCCACCACTGGACCGTCGCTTGGTCCGGCGCCACCTCCTCCTCTCCGGCAATCGAG GTAGCTCAGCAATTCGGAGAGTGCATATCGCTGCCGGACCGTGCTAGGGTTCAGGTGCGAGCTCTGTCGAGTGTGGACAAGGCGACTCTGGTGACGATCGAGCCGTCTACTGAGGATGACTGGGAGGTTATGGAGCTCAACTCTGAGCTTGCTGAGGCCGCTATATTGAACCAG GTGAGGATTGTTCATGAAGGAATGAAGTTTCCTCTGTGGCTGCACGGCCGCACTACCGTTACGTTTGTTGTTGTTTCAACATTTCCGAAGAAATCGGTGG TGCAACTGGTGGCAGGGACTGAAGTAGCGGTTGCTCCAAAGAGACGTAAGAATGTTAACTCGAATGGGGACGAAATGCTCTCATCACAGCGGGTTACTAAAGCACTACTACGCGTTCAAGATGCTGACAGGAGATTAGTACACCAAAGTAATGTGAAAGGTGTTGAGCTTGGGGTTGTTCTCACCTCTGTTGCTATTATTCATTCAGAAACGGCTAAAAGGTTCTCGTTGCAGTCTCTTGAGTTGGTTGCTATTGTGCCGAGATTGGTACCGaaagaaaatgcaaaagaTTCTGATTCGGATGGGTTGAGAATGAGAAGTTCAACGACAAAGGAATCTAGTGCGAAAGTTCCAAATGAGAAAAAGGACAATTGTCAAGCAGTAGTTCGGCTGTTGATTTCAGACTCAGTTGCTAAAGGGCATCTAATGATTGCCCAGTCTCTTCGCCTCTACCTGAGAGCTGATTTACATTCAT GGGTATATTTAAAGGGATGTGCTGGTATTTTGAAGAATAACATGCCAATGTGTTCACTCTCACCCTGCCACTTCAAGATGTCTCCCAAAGAGAAAGCTGTTGAAAGGACTGGTCTACAAGTTCTTGACAGGCATAAAACTCGTAAGAAGAATGACATGCTTCTAACACCGGGCTCAAGCACCTATATAGATGTTGTTGATTGGTCATCCCATGACAAAGTTGTTACCGAATTTGCTTGCAAAGAGGATGAAGAACATGCCCATCAGTCTGACAAGGGAAACGGAGTAGAACGTCTTCTTAAAGCTTGGATCCTCGCGCAGTTTGATGGTATTACTTCCAAATCAGGAGAGGAAGTTAATTCATTGATTTTGGGAAATGAAACTTTGCTTCATCTTGAAGTGAAAGGAAACCTGTCTGGGATTGAGGATATGGTTCAGGAATCATCAAATGGTGTCCTGGCCAACAATAGTATGAATCATGAAGTTCCAGTTGAAATCTTGTATGTATTGACAATCTCCAAGGAATCTCAACGTGGCGGAAATGTGTATGAGCttgtatttgatgaaataAACAAAGGCAACAACAATTATCTTGAATCACTTGAAAAGCATATGGGTGAACCTGTGTCCTTTCATTCAGTAAGAGAGAGAATGTCTGACAAAAACATCACTTCTGATATATCTTCCTTGAGCTGGATGGGCACAACTGCTTCTGAAGTTTTAAATA GAATGTTGGTGTTGCTAACTCCTGCTTATGGGCTATGGTTCAGTTCACATAATCTTCCTCTCCCTGGACATGTTCTCATTCATGGACCTCCT GGTTCTGGAAAGACATTATTAGCACAAACTGTTGGAAAATGTCTTGAGGAACATGGAGATCTTCTAGCACACAT AGTTTATGTATCTTGTTCTCAACTAGCCATGGAAAAGGCCTTGACCGTTCGCCAAGCACTCTCTAGCTACATATCTGAGGCCCTCGATCATGCACCATCTCTTGTAATTCTTGATGATCTTGACAGCATTGTTTCATCCTCTTCGGACTTGGAAGGATCTCAACCTTCGACTTCTGTTGTTGCACTAGCAGAATTTCTCATTGACATTATGGATGAATATGGG GAAAAAAGGAAGATCTCTTGTGGAATTGGCCCTCTTGCGTTCATTGCTTCATCAAAGACACTAGAGAGTATACCACAGTCATTGGCCTCTTCAG GTAGGCTTGACTTTCATGTGCAAATGCCTGCTCCTGCTGCCTCAGAGCGCGCAGCCATTTTGAAACATGAAATTCGGAGGCGTTGCTTGCAATGTTCTGATGAAATCATACATGATGTAGCTTCCAAGTGTGATGGCTATGATGCATATGATCTG GAAATCTTAGTTGATAGAACTGTCCATGCCGCCATTGGTCGTTTTCTGCCTTATCAGTTTGCTTCTGATGAGCGTAAAAAACCCAATTTACTTGCGGATGATTTCTCTCGGGCAATGCATGAGTTCCTTCCAGTTGCCATGCGTGATATCACTAAGTCTGCTCCTGAAGGGGGCCGTTCTGGATGGGATGACGTTGGTGGTCTTGTTGACATTCGGAATGCAATTAAAGag atgATTGAATTGCCTTCAAAATTCCCAAACATCTTTGCAAAAGCTCCTTTAAGGTTGCGGTCAAATGTATTATTGTATGGGCCACCTGGCTGTGGAAAAACACATATAGTTGgttctgctgctgctgcctGTTCACTACGATTTATATCGGTCAAAGGACCTGAGCTGTTGAATAAATACATTGGTGCTTCTGAGCAAGCT GTCCGTGATATTTTCTCCAAAGCAGCTGCTGCAGCACCATGCATTCTCTTTTTTGACGAATTTGATTCTATTGCCCCAAAAAGAGGACATGACAATACTGGAGTAACTGATCGTGTTGTCAATCAG TTTCTGACTGAATTGGATGGTGTTGAAGTTTTGACTGGTGTGTTTGTGTTTGCTGCAACAAG TAGACCAGATTTGCTTGATGCTGCACTTCTTAGACCCGGTAGGTTGGATCGCCTTCTGTTTTGTGATTTTCCATCCCCACGTGAAAGATTGGACATTCTAACTGTTCTTTCGAAAAAG CTACCACTGGACGGTGATGTGGATTTATCTGCCATAGCTGATATGACCGAGGGATATAGTGGTGCTGACCTTCAAGCACTCCTCTCAGACGCTCAGCTTGCAGCAGTGCATGAAATTCTGGATGGTACATATACCAATGATCCAGGGAGAAAGCCAGTTATTTCTGACGCTCTCCTGAAGTCTACTGCTTCCAGGACAAGACCATCTGTTTCTGAGGCTGAGAAGAAAAGATTGTATGACATTTACAGCCAGTTCTTGGATTCAAAAAGATCTGTTGCTGCACAG TCAAGAGGTGCAAAAGGCAAGAGAGCAACCCTAGCATGA